Proteins encoded together in one Miscanthus floridulus cultivar M001 chromosome 16, ASM1932011v1, whole genome shotgun sequence window:
- the LOC136512295 gene encoding REF/SRPP-like protein OsI_017815 has product MADSTANDAPVANTQPTTEEEVTVERAAATASEEEEERLRYLEFVQQAAAQALVLAAAAYAYAKQGAGPLRPGVDHVEGTVKAVVGPVYDRFHAVPLDLLKFIDRKVGESVEEIDRRVPPVVKEAPTLARSAAKEVRQAGLVGTATGLAKSAIARAEPKARELYTRYEPVAERRAAEAWVALNRLPLVPSVTRAVLPTAAQLSARYNSAVRDGAKRGNTVATYLPLVPTELFSRVFAYPMADVAPAPEMQPIPSQ; this is encoded by the exons ATGGCCGATTCCACCGCCAACGACGCCCCGGTCGCCAACACCCAGCCCACCACGGAG GAGGAGGTGACGGTGGAGAGGGCCGCGGCGACGgcgtcggaggaggaggaggagaggctgCGGTACCTCGAGTTCGTGCAGCAGGCGGCGGCGCAGGCGCTGGTGCTGGCGGCCGCGGCCTACGCGTACGCCAAGCAGGGCGCCGGCCCGCTCCGCCCCGGCGTTGACCATGTCGAGGGCACCGTCAAGGCCGTCGTGGGCCCGGTGTACGACCGCTTCCACGCCGTCCCGCTTGACCTGCTCAAGTTCATCGACCGCAAG GTTGGCGAGTCTGTTGAGGAGATTGACCGCCGTGTCCCTCCAGTGGTCAAGGAAGCCCCAACCCTTGCCCGCTCGGCTGCAAAGGAGGTCCGTCAGGCCGGCCTGGTGGGCACGGCTACTGGCCTCGCCAAGTCAGCCATTGCCCGTGCGGAGCCAAAGGCCCGGGAGCTCTACACCCGTTATGAGCCCGTGGCAGAGCGCCGTGCAGCTGAGGCTTGGGTGGCCCTGAACCGCCTCCCGCTGGTGCCTTCAGTCACCAGGGCTGTCCTCCCCACGGCCGCACAGCTCTCAGCCAGGTACAATTCAGCGGTGCGTGACGGTGCCAAGCGTGGGAACACCGTGGCCACCTATCTCCCGCTTGTGCCCACTGAGCTGTTCTCCCGGGTGTTCGCGTACCCCATGGCTGACGTTGCCCCAGCACCAGAGATGCAGCCTATCCCCTCCCAGTAG
- the LOC136512920 gene encoding disease resistance protein PIK6-NP-like isoform X3, protein MKDVRKEINPLSEEFNCIHAFLVEMSKEDNLTDKEKIWMTKVREMSYDIEDSLDDFMIHINNDDKSAKANGLSLIKKCKRLLGMMKAHQQISKAVHDFKTRIKEVGDRNQGYRTGVKSTCRDPNEVVDSRALVIFQEASELVGIHEPKNELISLLTEDGSSSQHQCHEILT, encoded by the exons ATGAAAGATGTGCGCAAGGAGATCAACCCTCTCTCTGAGGAGTTTAATTGCATCCATGCCTTCCTCGTGGAGATGTCGAAGGAGGATAATCTTACTGACAAAGAAAAGATATGGATGACTAAGGTGCGGGAGATGTCCTATGACATTGAAGACAGCCTCGATGACTTTATGATTCATATTAATAATGACGACAAGTCTGCTAAGGCGAACGGCCTGAGCCTGATAAAGAAGTGCAAGAGGTTGTTGGGTATGATGAAGGCGCACCAACAGATCTCCAAGGCTGTACATGATTTTAAGACACGGATCAAGGAGGTGGGAGACAGGAACCAGGGATACAGAACTGGTGTCAAGAGCACCTGCAGGGACCCCAATGAGGTGGTTGACAGTCGAGCTCTTGTTATCTTTCAGGAAGCATCAGAGCTTGTGGGCATCCATGAGCCTAAGAATGAGTTGATCAGCTTGTTGACAGAAGATGGATCTTCATCTCAGCATCAG TGTCACGAAATCCTGACATGA
- the LOC136512920 gene encoding disease resistance protein RGA5-like isoform X1: MKDVRKEINPLSEEFNCIHAFLVEMSKEDNLTDKEKIWMTKVREMSYDIEDSLDDFMIHINNDDKSAKANGLSLIKKCKRLLGMMKAHQQISKAVHDFKTRIKEVGDRNQGYRTGVKSTCRDPNEVVDSRALVIFQEASELVGIHEPKNELISLLTEDGSSSQHQVKVASIVGFGGLGKTTLANQAFQSLNNKFNCHTFVTVSRNPDMMKVLRTILSDNSGQEYTNTEAGDVQHLVKKISNFLQDKSWFVGRQITNI; this comes from the exons ATGAAAGATGTGCGCAAGGAGATCAACCCTCTCTCTGAGGAGTTTAATTGCATCCATGCCTTCCTCGTGGAGATGTCGAAGGAGGATAATCTTACTGACAAAGAAAAGATATGGATGACTAAGGTGCGGGAGATGTCCTATGACATTGAAGACAGCCTCGATGACTTTATGATTCATATTAATAATGACGACAAGTCTGCTAAGGCGAACGGCCTGAGCCTGATAAAGAAGTGCAAGAGGTTGTTGGGTATGATGAAGGCGCACCAACAGATCTCCAAGGCTGTACATGATTTTAAGACACGGATCAAGGAGGTGGGAGACAGGAACCAGGGATACAGAACTGGTGTCAAGAGCACCTGCAGGGACCCCAATGAGGTGGTTGACAGTCGAGCTCTTGTTATCTTTCAGGAAGCATCAGAGCTTGTGGGCATCCATGAGCCTAAGAATGAGTTGATCAGCTTGTTGACAGAAGATGGATCTTCATCTCAGCATCAGGTGAAGGTGGCCTCCATTGTTGGATTTGGTGGACTAGGCAAGACAACACTTGCCAACCAAGCGTTCCAGTCACTTAATAATAAATTTAATTGTCACACCTTTGTAACAGTGTCACGAAATCCTGACATGATGAAAGTATTGAGAACTATTCTCAGTGACAATAGTGGGCAAGAGTACACTAACACAGAAGCTGGGGATGTACAACATCTTGTCAAAAAAATATCCAATTTCCTTCAAGATAAAAG CTGGTTTGTTGGCAGGCAAATCACCAACATTTGA
- the LOC136512920 gene encoding disease resistance protein RGA5-like isoform X2: MKDVRKEINPLSEEFNCIHAFLVEMSKEDNLTDKEKIWMTKVREMSYDIEDSLDDFMIHINNDDKSAKANGLSLIKKCKRLLGMMKAHQQISKAVHDFKTRIKEVGDRNQGYRTGVKSTCRDPNEVVDSRALVIFQEASELVGIHEPKNELISLLTEDGSSSQHQVKVASIVGFGGLGKTTLANQAFQSLNNKFNCHTFVTVSRNPDMMKVLRTILSDNSGQEYTNTEAGDVQHLVKKISNFLQDKRQITNI, encoded by the exons ATGAAAGATGTGCGCAAGGAGATCAACCCTCTCTCTGAGGAGTTTAATTGCATCCATGCCTTCCTCGTGGAGATGTCGAAGGAGGATAATCTTACTGACAAAGAAAAGATATGGATGACTAAGGTGCGGGAGATGTCCTATGACATTGAAGACAGCCTCGATGACTTTATGATTCATATTAATAATGACGACAAGTCTGCTAAGGCGAACGGCCTGAGCCTGATAAAGAAGTGCAAGAGGTTGTTGGGTATGATGAAGGCGCACCAACAGATCTCCAAGGCTGTACATGATTTTAAGACACGGATCAAGGAGGTGGGAGACAGGAACCAGGGATACAGAACTGGTGTCAAGAGCACCTGCAGGGACCCCAATGAGGTGGTTGACAGTCGAGCTCTTGTTATCTTTCAGGAAGCATCAGAGCTTGTGGGCATCCATGAGCCTAAGAATGAGTTGATCAGCTTGTTGACAGAAGATGGATCTTCATCTCAGCATCAGGTGAAGGTGGCCTCCATTGTTGGATTTGGTGGACTAGGCAAGACAACACTTGCCAACCAAGCGTTCCAGTCACTTAATAATAAATTTAATTGTCACACCTTTGTAACAGTGTCACGAAATCCTGACATGATGAAAGTATTGAGAACTATTCTCAGTGACAATAGTGGGCAAGAGTACACTAACACAGAAGCTGGGGATGTACAACATCTTGTCAAAAAAATATCCAATTTCCTTCAAGATAAAAG GCAAATCACCAACATTTGA